From the genome of Colwellia psychrerythraea 34H, one region includes:
- the aspA gene encoding aspartate ammonia-lyase — MSKKQVTKAQTITAPKERIEKDLLGERSLPVDVYYGVQTLRATENFNITSICVGDFPALVKALAMVKKACALANKKLNLLENNKAEAITQACDEVISGKFDNQFVVDMIQGGAGTSTNMNANEVIANRALEILGHEKGCYDIISPNNHVNLSQSTNDVYPTALRLALIMSTPELYESIALLGYQCKQKAVEFSSVIKMGRTQLQDAVPMTLGQEFEAYYATLKEDLDMLKAVTDNFREINLGATAIGTGINTDPEYSSLVIEELCWIADIHFIRATNLIEATSDMGAFITLSSMLKRTAIKVSKMCNDLRLMSSGPRAGLNEINLPAMQPGSSIMPGKVNPVIPEVVNQVAYEVIGNDLAITMAAEAGQLQLNVMEPVIAFNLLRSIKFLTNAFNALATRCISGITANEEHCKSMVYNSIGIVTAINPYLGYEVSTRIAKEALATGENIINLIKRDGLLTEKQLADILNPENMTQPRRQFSSDKK; from the coding sequence AATAGAAAAAGATTTACTAGGTGAAAGAAGTTTGCCTGTTGATGTCTATTATGGTGTACAAACATTACGGGCAACGGAAAACTTTAATATTACCTCTATTTGTGTAGGTGACTTTCCCGCCCTAGTTAAAGCCTTAGCTATGGTAAAAAAGGCCTGCGCTTTGGCTAATAAAAAATTAAACTTACTTGAAAATAACAAAGCAGAAGCTATAACACAGGCCTGTGACGAAGTTATCAGTGGTAAATTTGATAATCAATTTGTGGTCGATATGATCCAAGGAGGAGCTGGTACTTCAACCAACATGAACGCCAATGAAGTTATAGCAAATAGAGCATTAGAAATTCTTGGCCATGAAAAGGGCTGTTACGACATAATTAGTCCAAATAACCATGTTAATTTGTCACAATCTACCAATGATGTTTATCCAACAGCCTTACGTTTGGCATTAATTATGTCGACACCTGAGCTTTACGAGTCTATAGCTTTATTGGGTTATCAGTGCAAGCAAAAAGCCGTAGAATTTTCCAGTGTGATTAAAATGGGTCGAACGCAATTACAAGATGCCGTACCTATGACTTTGGGCCAAGAGTTTGAAGCATACTACGCCACACTGAAAGAAGATTTGGATATGTTAAAGGCGGTTACTGATAACTTTAGAGAAATCAATTTAGGCGCTACAGCGATAGGTACAGGAATTAATACTGACCCTGAATATTCAAGCTTAGTTATTGAAGAGTTATGCTGGATTGCCGACATACATTTCATTAGAGCAACCAACTTAATTGAAGCCACAAGTGATATGGGGGCATTTATTACCCTATCAAGTATGCTAAAAAGAACTGCCATAAAAGTTTCAAAAATGTGTAATGATCTACGTTTAATGAGCAGCGGTCCTAGAGCTGGCTTGAATGAGATTAACCTGCCAGCTATGCAACCAGGCTCATCAATCATGCCAGGCAAGGTAAACCCTGTTATCCCTGAAGTAGTAAATCAAGTCGCTTATGAAGTTATAGGCAATGACTTGGCTATAACTATGGCAGCAGAAGCCGGTCAACTGCAGTTAAACGTTATGGAGCCTGTAATTGCTTTTAATCTATTAAGATCCATCAAATTCTTAACCAACGCTTTTAATGCTCTTGCCACTCGCTGTATTTCAGGTATCACTGCTAACGAAGAGCATTGTAAATCAATGGTTTATAACAGTATTGGTATTGTTACCGCTATCAATCCTTATTTGGGTTATGAAGTATCGACCCGTATTGCAAAAGAGGCATTAGCAACAGGGGAGAATATTATCAATTTGATTAAACGAGATGGTTTATTAACTGAGAAGCAACTTGCTGATATTCTTAACCCTGAAAATATGACTCAGCCTAGACGACAATTTTCTTCCGATAAAAAATAG